In Plodia interpunctella isolate USDA-ARS_2022_Savannah chromosome 19, ilPloInte3.2, whole genome shotgun sequence, a genomic segment contains:
- the LOC128678118 gene encoding uncharacterized protein LOC128678118 isoform X2: MKHQCKLLPISTWEYKIKVEGKLDIGNQISAFLKEIRARVIEQKMRAMGHGQGQGEEGESYHGDKKKGRSRDGDTGNEEMPSIAEMSNKGEEDMTLLDEMIKKGEKRMHLYGSHKSVEEKDRNNVNV; the protein is encoded by the exons ATGAAGCATCAGTGCAAAT tGCTACCAATCTCAACATGGGAATACAAGATCAAAGTGGAAGGCAAACTGGACATTGGGAATCAAATATCAGCGTTCCTTAAAGAAATTCGGGCGCGGGTGATCGAACAGAAGATGAGGGCGATGGGACATGGACAGGGGCAGGGGGAGGAGGGTGAGTCATACCACG GAGACAAGAAAAAAGGTCGATCGCGGGATGGTGACACAGGTAACGAAGAAATGCCGTCCATCGCCGAAATGAGCAATAAGGGAGAGGAAGACATGACTCTACTCGACGAAATGATCAAGAAAGGAGAGAAGAGGATGCACTTATACGGAAGTCATAAGTCGGTAGAGGAGAAAGATAGGAACAATGTCAACGTTTAA
- the LOC128678118 gene encoding uncharacterized protein LOC128678118 isoform X1 encodes MLKYLCLIALLPISTWEYKIKVEGKLDIGNQISAFLKEIRARVIEQKMRAMGHGQGQGEEGESYHGDKKKGRSRDGDTGNEEMPSIAEMSNKGEEDMTLLDEMIKKGEKRMHLYGSHKSVEEKDRNNVNV; translated from the exons atgttaaaatatttgtgtctCATAGCAT tGCTACCAATCTCAACATGGGAATACAAGATCAAAGTGGAAGGCAAACTGGACATTGGGAATCAAATATCAGCGTTCCTTAAAGAAATTCGGGCGCGGGTGATCGAACAGAAGATGAGGGCGATGGGACATGGACAGGGGCAGGGGGAGGAGGGTGAGTCATACCACG GAGACAAGAAAAAAGGTCGATCGCGGGATGGTGACACAGGTAACGAAGAAATGCCGTCCATCGCCGAAATGAGCAATAAGGGAGAGGAAGACATGACTCTACTCGACGAAATGATCAAGAAAGGAGAGAAGAGGATGCACTTATACGGAAGTCATAAGTCGGTAGAGGAGAAAGATAGGAACAATGTCAACGTTTAA
- the LOC128678118 gene encoding uncharacterized protein LOC128678118 isoform X3 — protein sequence MLKYLCLIALLPISTWEYKIKVEGKLDIGNQISAFLKEIRARVIEQKMRAMGHGQGQGEEGDKKKGRSRDGDTGNEEMPSIAEMSNKGEEDMTLLDEMIKKGEKRMHLYGSHKSVEEKDRNNVNV from the exons atgttaaaatatttgtgtctCATAGCAT tGCTACCAATCTCAACATGGGAATACAAGATCAAAGTGGAAGGCAAACTGGACATTGGGAATCAAATATCAGCGTTCCTTAAAGAAATTCGGGCGCGGGTGATCGAACAGAAGATGAGGGCGATGGGACATGGACAGGGGCAGGGGGAGGAGG GAGACAAGAAAAAAGGTCGATCGCGGGATGGTGACACAGGTAACGAAGAAATGCCGTCCATCGCCGAAATGAGCAATAAGGGAGAGGAAGACATGACTCTACTCGACGAAATGATCAAGAAAGGAGAGAAGAGGATGCACTTATACGGAAGTCATAAGTCGGTAGAGGAGAAAGATAGGAACAATGTCAACGTTTAA
- the LOC128678494 gene encoding venom peptide isomerase heavy chain-like: protein MTLNCLFILIITHAVASYDNRVITTLKYSKNYDKSVKPVIVHGEIARNGDVPYMVSIKEREAKRFRKNIWRNHCGGSILKPKLVLSVAHCFENKDYKNPKTRDTLRAVAGDLLTDSKSNNSAGLSQWRDIDKIIVHKQYYFPVNDISLVIVREPWIFNNYVTFIPYARWNSDYMSWCLASGYGDLMHGPRALQSTRLLIAKLFVIPRHACNELWDMNMNNFVCTTSTNADVASGDSGGPLVCKGTPERRRESPNGILVGVVCGKNFDKTTLFTRVSAYTKFIESAGCNLSSNVLFRFTIILFLVYYCSIFD, encoded by the coding sequence ATGACACTAAACTGTTTATTCATCCTCATAATAACCCACGCTGTAGCCAGTTACGATAACCGTGTGATAACGACATTAAAGTACTCGAAAAATTACGATAAATCCGTGAAACCTGTAATCGTTCACGGGGAAATCGCTAGAAACGGCGATGTCCCTTACATGGTCTCTATAAAAGAAAGAGAGGCGAAACGATTTAGGAAAAACATATGGCGTAATCATTGCGGGGGCTCCATACTAAAACCAAAGTTGGTTCTGTCTGTGGCCCATTGTTTTGAGAACAAAGACTATAAGAACCCTAAAACTAGGGACACACTGCGCGCGGTAGCAGGCGATTTGTTGACGGACAGCAAAAGCAATAACAGCGCAGGATTGTCGCAATGGAGGGATATAGATAAGATCATCGTCCACAAACAATACTACTTCCCTGTTAATGACATTTCTTTAGTAATCGTAAGAGAACCGTGGATTTTCAATAACTATGTGACGTTTATACCATACGCGCGCTGGAATAGTGATTACATGAGTTGGTGTTTAGCAAGTGGGTATGGTGATCTAATGCATGGACCGAGAGCGTTGCAATCCACGCGTCTTCTAATAGCCAAACTATTTGTGATACCAAGACACGCTTGTAATGAGTTATGGGATATGAATATGAACAACTTCGTGTGCACCACATCGACTAATGCAGACGTGGCCAGCGGAGACTCTGGGGGTCCGTTGGTGTGTAAAGGAACCCCGGAAAGAAGGAGAGAGAGCCCGAATGGTATTTTGGTCGGCGTGGTGTGCGGCAAGAACTTTGATAAAACTACACTATTCACAAGGGTCTCGGCGTATACAAAGTTTATTGAGAGTGCAGGTTGTAATTTAAGTAGCAACGTTTTGTTtagatttacaattattttgtttctggTATATTATTGTTCTATTTTCGATTAa
- the LOC128678117 gene encoding ovochymase-like: MNILAFLIILFQGAASLKDKRIITTLKYSSFRVKPVVVEGRPVNIEDVPYLVSIKDIGKKIDEKNYKWVNLCGGSIISLSIVLTAAHCFEEHHFYYTRRFDLLGVSAGSIYTNLIHDGTPVTTAAGQWRIIRQIILHPDFLFPLNDLALVSVKPDWSFTNYIKPIHVSKRNTEYPSECYIAGYGRRGHGRTSAKSDVLLKAPIRVFTTIQCSVIWQMDMSTYICTDASFGDVSSGDSGGPLVCFGTAEAGNNPLLVGVVSGKNYDKTTLFTRVAAYKSWIDKIDNTNGGKTEACSLLLVITSLLLYLAFHSHRAISFGINLKFNSAPQRLGLFYVK, translated from the coding sequence ATGAATATATTAGCGTTTctcataattttattccaagGCGCAGCATCCCTAAAAGACAAACGCATTATAACCACATTAAAATACTCGAGTTTCCGAGTGAAACCTGTAGTGGTCGAAGGAAGACCTGTGAACATCGAGGATGTGCCATATCTAGTGTCAATAAAAGATATAGGCAAAAAAATCGATGAGAAAAACTATAAGTGGGTAAATCTGTGTGGGGGGAGCATTATAAGCTTGTCGATTGTGCTCACGGCGGCCCATTGTTTCGAAGAACACCACTTTTACTACACTAGGAGGTTTGATCTTCTTGGAGTTTCAGCTGGGTCTATTTACACCAATCTGATACACGACGGGACTCCCGTCACGACTGCCGCTGGCCAATGGAGGATCATACGACAGATTATTCTGCATCCCGATTTCTTGTTTCCATTGAATGACCTAGCTTTAGTTTCGGTCAAACCTGATTGGTCATTCACGAATTACATCAAACCCATCCATGTCTCGAAAAGGAATACGGAATATCCGAGCGAGTGCTACATTGCTGGCTATGGTAGAAGGGGACATGGGAGGACCAGTGCGAAATCGGACGTGTTGCTTAAAGCGCCCATACGCGTTTTTACTACAATACAATGTTCCGTTATATGGCAAATGGATATGAGTACTTACATTTGCACTGATGCTTCATTCGGAGACGTTAGTTCGGGAGATTCTGGGGGTCCTTTGGTATGCTTCGGGACGGCAGAAGCGGGGAACAATCCCTTATTGGTCGGCGTCGTTAGTGGCAAGAATTATGACAAAACGACGTTGTTTACCCGAGTGGCCGCGTACAAATCTTGGATagataaaattgacaatacCAATGGCGGCAAAACGGAAGCCTGTTCATTACTGCTAGTAATTACATCTCTGCTTTTATATCTTGCGTTTCATTCACACCGTGCAATTAGCTttggaattaatttaaaatttaatagcgCTCCACAAAGACTTGGTTTGTTCTATGTAAAATGA